DNA sequence from the Bacillota bacterium genome:
AAAATCATACCCAAGGATGATCCAAGTACTGAATATGTCATGGCCGGTCTTTCTAAGAATGGCGATAAGTATGTATTCAGTTTTGCTAACGGAAAAGAAAAGAACTACAACATCAAACCATTTAAGGCTTTTGACCTGGTTGTTGGCGATAAAACATACTCAGTAACTCTTGATCAGGCCAAGGGACTTGATCCACAGAACCTATTTGCCAGTGAGAAGACAGCAAACAATATCGATATGGTTGCTGTGGGTGCTAAGAGCGTAGAGAAAAAAGGCAAGCAGGCTGTTCAGCTGATTGCATCTTTTGCCGATGAAGATATGAAACTCAGTGCATTTGGCAAGCCGGTTAATGCAACAGTTAAAGCTACTGTTGAGGATATGGGTGAGGAGGGCATAAATAGTTCCGAAACTAGCTCTGAGATTGCAGATATTTATGCAACTGACGAAAATGGTATCAAGCACAAGCTGCAAGTCCCGGCTGATGCTAATGCGTATCCTGTAACTACGTTTGAGGTAGATGTGCCAAAGGACAGCCAGCTTATGATTAATGTGCCTGCTCTGTTGGCTACTTATGAAAAGTCAGTCGGTAGTATTAGCTTCAATATACCAAGGGACGGCAAGGAAATACTCAACCGTGATGTGGATTTGTTTGCTCAGAGGGCAGTAGTAAAGAGCATCGAAAGGCTTTCTCCGACATCCGCAGAGCTTGTATTCCAGCTGAACACGGGAGCCAAGAAATATGTCAGCATCAGTTCCTTCGACGTGTACGGCAAGGACATCAAGAAGATTTCTTCAGAGTTTAGTGGTGATATGGCGGTCATGACTGTTGAATTCGACAAGGAAGTCGATAAGGCTGAGCTGGATATCTCTTACCCACGGTTCGTCATAAATGGCAACTGGACGATCAATATGAAATAGATGGGAATATATGTACCTCTTGACACCCTTATTCTACTCGAGTAGAATAAGGGTGTCATATTCTATTACGATAGAATGAGTAGAAAAGAGGTCTACTGATGACTATCAAACTATTCGACTCGGAACTGAAAGTTATGGAGATTTTGTGGGAGAGAGGCGATACAACTGCCAAGCAAATTGCAGCCACTTTGCTGAAGGAAGTAGGCTGGAGCAAAAGCACCACCTATACGGTTATCAAGAAGTGTATTGACAAGGGTGCGATAAAAAGGATGGAACCCAATTTTGTCTGCCGTCCTGTGATTACGAAGGAACAAGCGCAAGAATTTGAAACCACGGAGCTTATTAACAAAATGTATGACGGCGCTGCTGATCAGCTGGTGGCTTCTATTTTAGGGCGGAAAAATTTATCCCCTGAGGAAATCAAAAGGCTAAAGCAGCTGGTTAATGAGCTAGAATGAGGTGATACCGATGGTATTATCATTACTAAAAATGAGCATTTCCGCTGCCGTTCTCATTCTGGTAATTGTGGCCGGCC
Encoded proteins:
- a CDS encoding BlaI/MecI/CopY family transcriptional regulator, which produces MTIKLFDSELKVMEILWERGDTTAKQIAATLLKEVGWSKSTTYTVIKKCIDKGAIKRMEPNFVCRPVITKEQAQEFETTELINKMYDGAADQLVASILGRKNLSPEEIKRLKQLVNELE